Genomic DNA from Melopsittacus undulatus isolate bMelUnd1 chromosome 2, bMelUnd1.mat.Z, whole genome shotgun sequence:
GTAAAATAATATAATCAGAcaaatattttagaagaaaatattgaaaTTAAGATTAATACTTTTCATGGAGTAGATGAATAAAATTATCTCTAGTATTTTTTACTACCACTGGCTGAAATACACTCATTTTTAGTTGTTTACTCAAACAAAATGTAGATGAGGTGACAGCAGatgtacttttttcctttattttaacatGGGAGAAAGGCCGCTCCATGGGCTCACGAGCTGCTGCATCTGTGGTACGTCAGCTTAGCCagggtgatgatgatgatgacttCGTTCAAGGTCTTGTATGTTTATCTTACCCATTGCATCGACCAAAACTTCAGTCCAAGCTCCGGGATGAAGATTTATTGTTGATCAGGTGTCCAGTGCTGTTTGTATCAGGATCAGCAGATGAGATGTGTGAAAAAGTGAGTACCCTTGTAAATCCTGCTGTGAaggggcagcagggaggaatGAATCCCAGTGATACCTGTACTGGTGTAAACGGCTGTGACTTTGATTAACagccttctctctctctccctatATGTATATCTTCTGAAGGAAGACTTGGGTAGGAAACTTCATTGGACATTACGAAGCCTGGTGGtgctttctgttgctgcttAAAGCAGCAAATACAGTGGTTTTCTGCCTTGTTCTCTTGAAAAATGGTACCTGTTGTTCTTGAACAGTTCAGCTTGAATTTGGGAGTTTCTAAGGAGTCAGTGCTTTCATGAGGAGTTGTCACCAAAATAAGTCAGATTAGCAAACAGCAGATCCTTGGAGTGCCCTCTTAATGGGGAAAGCTCTTAAGACTTTTTGAGCTGGTTCTTAGATGTGTTTGCTGAGAGTTGAAGGGAGTCAAGGCCAGTCTCCATATAATTATATTGCAAAGTTCTGACATTTTATTGCTGGTGCAACCCTTTGGCAGCAAGAGTGGATTCCTTCATCATTGTGGGGAAGGAGCCTGCACAGAGTTGTCACTTGCAGTTTTGGAAGTTCTAACTTCTGCAATTCTGCTTTTGAGTGGGCTGAACCTTTGAGCACATTCCGTTAGTGAACACAGGATCATCACATCTTTTCTGTTAAGGTGTTTTTAATGTGCATGcagatctgttttgtttttgagaGCTGCCTCTTACATGTTGCACAGGCAAAGCAGGAGACGTGAAGGAGTTGCAGTTTGTAGCAGCTGCGATCCTCTGATTTTTTCATTCTTACTTCCTCTGCAGCAGTTGCTAGAAGGTGTGGTAAGCAAAATGAAAGCCCCTAAAAAAATCCATTGGATTGATAAAGCAAACCATGGGATGGCAGTCAAAGGACGAACAGCAGATGATGTCATGGAAGAAATAAATGCCCAAGTGTTTTCGTGGCTTAGAGAGAATATGGAACTGGAGCACAAATGATTTGCAGTGTTTAAGCAATGTCTTCGCGTAGTTTTTCCTTAGTGTGGCAAATTGCTTTTTTGTgaggtgtattttttttaaacatatgttttCAGAGGTCTAAgtgtaaatgcaaataaaactttttttgtatgaatgaaaaataatgcagaacaATAAAGACCTTTTTAGAGGACAGAAAgttcacaaaatatttaaaatcagggcagcattgtttttcatgtttctatGCAAATAATTGTACAACACTTAGTAATGCAGGCCACTCAGTAAATGCTATAGATAGTGTTTGAatatcttaagatcatctatgtttctatgattctatctaataccaacccccctgccatgggcaggaatgtCTCACTAGACCACGTTGCCCAAGGCtctttccagcctggctttgaactctgccaggatgtgagcattcaccacttctttgggcaacccattccagtacctcaccaccctagtgggaaagaatttcttccttagatccagtctaaacttaccctgtttaagtttgaacccattaccccatgtcctatcactacagtccctaatgaagagtccctcgCCAGCATCCTTGTTGTCcccctccagatactggaaggctgctatggggtctccacgcagccttctcttctccaggctgaacagccccaactttctcagcctgtctctgtacgggaggtgctccagtcccctgatcatcctcgtggccctcctctggacttgttccaacagttccatgtcctttttatgttgaggacaccagaaatgcacacagtactccaagtgaggtctcctgagagcagagtagaggggcaggatcacttcctttaacctgctggtcacgctccttttgatgcagcccaggatatggttgatAAATCTTCACTTTGGACTGGAAGTATATGCATTAACTTTAGGATTTGATCAATTTAGACTGGACTTTAAATCCACCTATCGATCATTTTCAGATGACACTGATATGCCCAGAAGTACAGCTGAATTACTCAGCATCAGTGGAAAGGAGGTGTTCTAAAACCAGATGGACTAGACTGTTGAAACAATGATCAGTTTAGTTTCAGTGGTCGCTGCTCAATGCTTCTTAATTCTTTTCATACTGCTAAAGAGACTGGTTTCACTGACAGTAAATTTGTGAAAATAACAAGCACAAGTAAGATGTATCTGCATTTCCACAGTGCCTCAGGACAGGAACACATGACTGATacaaacatatattttatttaaaaaaaattataaaaatgctttgaacaAGGCCCTGCAATCGTTACatgataaaaaagaaacaaggggCACTTGGTTTTCTTCTATATGTAGATCATGATACAGTAAACTTCTTTAATATCTGTTGACATTATCTGCTGgcattttaatccatttttttcttctttaagagGCAATCTGAATGTAGGCAAATACAAAAACAATTACttggtttctttcttcagaGTTCATCTTTGGCCTGTGGTcaagaaacaagaaacactTTTCAGTTAACTGGAAACTCAAATTTTACCTGTCTAGCCCTGCATATACATTAAGACATGTTTCTGAGTTTGACAGGTGCTAATGTCTGGTAACTGATACCAcaggctgctgagcagtgcctcttccagtgcagcagaagcagtAGTGAAAGCATCCAGCACTCTACATTTAATGCTGTATGTACTGTACCTTTTTCCTGTGGCAAGTACACGGAAAAAGGTCATCTTCAGGCTGCTGGACTTTCTCCATCCCCTCTCTGATTTTTGGCTCGCTCACTTGCAAGCTGGCATACTCCTaattttaaaagaggaagataTCTTTAATGTATAAACTTGTTAGACTGTACATCTGGTTGTAAAGAGTGCACCAGCTCAGATGAGTAATTCTGTAAAAACACCAGGGCTATACAATCATTACTCCATATGCAACCAACCATATGTGTACACACTCCATGTGTAATCAGCATGGGAAACAGACCCATAACTGTAGATGGGAGCCCCTTCTGGTGCCACACTGAAGCTTCGGTTGTCTCAGTACTAATGCACAGGTACTTTCAGCTGTGGATCACAGGGTGTGTGTCTGAGGTGGAATTCTTTGATCAGTGTGGGCAACATATTCTTGCAGGTTAGATCAAGATTTATGGGATCCAATTGCTTCTCCCAAAGCACCAGCCTTAAGGGCCTTCATAGGAAATAACTGCCTACAGTATTCATAAACCTACTGAAgtttcccactgctgctgcttgccttGTGGCTTCAGATACTGGACTGGACaatttccagcagctccactgcccttcattctttctgtgtgatttctggttttgcagcagTAGCTATGAAAAATGTACTAACCTGGAAAAGTttgaaatagtaacaaaaaacGTGATCTCCCATGAGATTGTTTCTTGCAAATTCTTGTCCagattttgcaatattttttgcctgtcaaagaaaagaaaagttgggtttatttttttaattctgaaaaccCCAGTAGTTATTTCAGGCTGCCAGTATTGATTCTGGAATTAAGTGTTGGTAGGTTAGGAtaacagctttgtttttatttaagcattCTTACTTTTAAAAGTTAAGTCATTCTTATGAATATACTCTTAATTTTGCAAAGTTCAACTTGATTTCAAATTAATGGATGTAttatatacttttttaaaagtatttttcttgtatGTAGAGTTGATTACAATCATTTTTAAGTCcaatagatttttatttgttttaaggCAATGCAATTTTTGCTCTATTTTGTCTAGAAACATTGCCAAGTACTTCTAAAAGTATATTTACCTCTTCATCATGATCTTTTGCCCACTGCAGTTTTTCTAGTAGATCACTCAGATCACTTTTAAATGGGATGTAGTGTTTCCATGGCTGCAGCTCATTATAGAAATGCTCGTAGTAGATGGAATCTTGCTTTAGCACCACACTGTTTCCTGCTAGTAGATAAGGCAGTCTGTATGCTGCCACTGTACCATCAATGTTAATCTGGTATTtatactggaaagaaaatgggtGTCAGTTACTAACAAACACAAGATGCCAGCAGCTTGGTTAGGTTATATTATTCTGAGGGCACTGGTATTACTGACTGGCAGATATTGAGCAGTATAGGACTGGCTAGGCAAGCGTCAATGTTAAGTAGCTTTTAGTATTTATACTGGAGTTCATCAGAGTGCAGGGTACACAGAGATGCCCGCTTCATCAATTAAATTCTCCAGGAATTCTCAGATGCTCATCCTTGGATGTGAGGGGAGATGTGCCACTTCATCCACCGATTTTCCCACTATGGTAGTTATATTAGTAGTCCTGATCGCTgaatcaggaaaaagaaataaaaaggaactcGGACTTATATAGATTACACAAGGTTCTACAGAACCTTCAGATGTAAATCAAACACCATCATCCCCTGTGTAAGAGCTACACAGCAGTTAATCCCACTGGAGGGATACCTATTCATGCTTGTTACTGGTGGTGTGCTGAAAATCTAAAGGTCATTTTATTATCAGTAATACCTACAAAGTTATTTGATAATGGGATACACCAAGAACCTAGCTCTATGAAAAATGATTAGTGTCTTACcttaaaaaagtcaaaaaatgaaatgtgcttAACAATGGGGCCATAGAGGCTTTCATcgtgtttgaaaaaaaaaaagtttgtgaaagcagcatctatgaTCTCTGGATATTTTCTGCTGAGTTTTACAAGTTCAAGCCTTTCCTTACGGCTGTCACGTCCTCTCCAGAACGCTGTGGTATTCTTGTCTTCCCATGATGGGCCAGTATTTGCCTGCACTGACATCATGTCCAGACTGActctggaggagaaaaaaagtgatttaatAGTGAAGCCTGCAGGAAATTTTGTTAAGTGCAATTACTCAAAGGAGGTTACAGTACCAACAGGCAAACACCAAGGATGAAGGTAAGTCATGAACACACCTGTCTGTGTATTGTATCTGTATTTTTGCAGCAATAAAACTAGATGAGAAATGTCAAGTTCAGGGGCAAGACAGCATTAGTTCAACAACAACATGGCATATGGAACCAGTACTTGTTGGTTGTCATTGGAAAAAGTAGCTGAAAGTGTATATGGTTGCCAGACAGATGAGGGTGATGCAGGGTAATGTAATTAGCTCAGTACAACATATTTCACTTCCTTAGGTACTTTGCtaaattaaaacacataaaTTAGGTGGGGCAGGGAATTTAGAAAAAGCCttgataaaaagaaagaaccagAACTAGATGCAGTGAAATGATAAACAGATTCAAAATTGATTATAAATAACTCCCAGAAGTTGGCTTTGTAGTGTTTCAGGACAGCAATGGAGCAATTACTAAGGCCAGTTATGGTAAATAATCAAAGTGGGAGATGGTAAGTCCTAGGTAAAAAGAATTCTGGCTACATTGGGCTTTAAAAGATACGAGAAAAAAGATTCTaggaaatcaggaaaaaagagaCCTGGCCAGTTGTTAACATGTTCATGAGtgggaaacacagcaaacaaacaaaatacctCCCGTGAAGTATTGCTTCCAAGTGCTGTTTTCAATGACTTGAACATGTTTagattaattttgattttttttaataaaacagtgaaatattttaatatgccATTTATATCCATAACTTAGTTAATCTTAAGATACTGATTACACAGTTACTGCCTACCTACAGGATGCCAATGTCtcaatgaataaataaaaccaatatACTGTTAATACAAATATCTTTTTGGAAAATCATTCACTGTGAATTTTGTGGAAATTTTAAGCAATTTCTTACCGTCCCATAGTCTCCAAAACTGAGTCTGTTAAGTCATATGTTGGCATGACAATGTCCTTTGACTCACTGGACCCACACCATGAGAAGATGGGGTGCAGGTTCTGTGGGGACTTCTTTTTCTCTAGAGGCCAGTCCCccaaattaacaaaaaattcTACATCCGGCATTTTCACCTAAACAGAAGCAAAGTAGGCACAAATCCATTTTAATACAAAGCAGTACTGTTCTGCTGGCACCTTCCATCTTGAAAACAACCTCACTAAGAGAATAAATAGCCAGGTCTCTACTTAATGTACCTGTAATAAATCTCTGAAGTTTAGAAACATGTTAGAAGTATTGAGACCACAGAGTAAAGCCCACaagataatatattttttaaaagattaaaaatcacataaattttttttttgttttttttgtttgtttgtttgttttaaggaaTAGgaacactccaattt
This window encodes:
- the POGLUT2 gene encoding protein O-glucosyltransferase 2, with translation MRGLWPLCFALGAVAAAAASGRLSAERSTVWGPGLRAEAVLPARYFYVQAVDAEGQRFTSSPGENAFQVKITAPEEQFTRVGVQVLDRKDGSFLVRYRMYASYKSLKIEIKTGDKHVAKSPYLLEGPIYHENCDCPQEESSAWLEEMNCPESIPQIQRDLANFPIVDPDKIAKEIPQRFGQRQSLCHYTIKDNEVYIKTYGEHVGFRIFMDAILLSLTRKVKMPDVEFFVNLGDWPLEKKKSPQNLHPIFSWCGSSESKDIVMPTYDLTDSVLETMGRVSLDMMSVQANTGPSWEDKNTTAFWRGRDSRKERLELVKLSRKYPEIIDAAFTNFFFFKHDESLYGPIVKHISFFDFFKYKYQINIDGTVAAYRLPYLLAGNSVVLKQDSIYYEHFYNELQPWKHYIPFKSDLSDLLEKLQWAKDHDEEAKNIAKSGQEFARNNLMGDHVFCYYFKLFQEYASLQVSEPKIREGMEKVQQPEDDLFPCTCHRKKAKDEL
- the TEX30 gene encoding testis-expressed protein 30 isoform X2: MGGQVEVKVKIPFGNKYLDAVFSVPEKKPTYGVILTHGAGGDMNFPHLVSLAACLASHGVLCLRFTCKGLNIAYRAKAFKTVVEYLKLSDDYKLSGVFLAGRSMGSRAAASVVRQLSQGDDDDDFVQGLVCLSYPLHRPKLQSKLRDEDLLLIRCPVLFVSGSADEMCEKLLEGVVSKMKAPKKIHWIDKANHGMAVKGRTADDVMEEINAQVFSWLRENMELEHK
- the TEX30 gene encoding testis-expressed protein 30 isoform X1, whose product is MGGQVEVKVKIPFGNKYLDAVFSVPEKKPTYGVILTHGAGGDMNFPHLVSLAACLASHGVLCLRFTCKGLNIAYRAKAFKTVVEYLKLSDDYKLSGVFLAGRSMGSRAAASVVRQLSQGDDDDDFVQGLVCLSYPLHRPKLQSKLRDEDLLLIRCPVLFVSGSADEMCEKQLLEGVVSKMKAPKKIHWIDKANHGMAVKGRTADDVMEEINAQVFSWLRENMELEHK